The Flavobacterium sp. IMCC34852 genome contains the following window.
TAAACCGGTGATTCGCGGTTTGAGCGGTAATCGCGTATTAGTTTATACCCAAGGCGTTCGCTTAGAAAACCAACAATTCGGAGAAGAACATGGTTTAGGCTTAAACGATGCCGGCGTGGAAAGCGTAGAAGTCATCAAAGGTCCGGCTTCATTGCTTTACGGCTCAGATGCATTGGGCGGTGTTTTGTATTTTAATCCGGAAAAATTTGCCAATGCCGGAGATTTTAAAGCCGATTTTGGCCAAAGAGTTTTTTCCAATACCTTGGGAAGCAACACTACTTTGGGGTTAAAAACTTCGGGGGAACATTGGAAATTTTTAGCCAGAGGAAGTTACAATTCACACGCTGATTATCAAATTGCCGATGGCGATCGCGTTACCAATACCCGTTTTAATGAAACCGATATCAAAGCGGGAATCGGGTACAACAATTCGGTTTTTTCGAGCGTTTTACGTTATAATTTCAACCAATTGAATTTAGGCATCCCGGAAGAAGGCATAGCGGAACAATCCACAAGCAGAGATATTCTTTATCCTCGACAAGGTGTTGACAATCATATCTTGAGTTTGCACAATACTTTTTACTTTAAAAACTCAAAATTAGATGCCGATTTGGGTTATATTTTTAACGACCGTAGCGAATTTGAAGATAGCAATGTGGCGATTTTACACATGGAACTTTCTACCTTTAATTACGATGTGAAGTATTATTTGCCCAAATTCGGAAAAATAGAGACCATTGTTGGAATTCAAGGAATGAATCAAACCAATAAAAATTTTGGCGACGAGTTATTAATTCCGAATGCGAAGACCAATGATTTTGGGATTTTCGGAACGGCCAATTACGAATGGGGTAAAAATGTGATTCAGGCCGGATTGCGTTTTGACAACCGAAATATTACTACCGAAAATCACGGTATTATTGGCGAAGAAGGTTATTTTGAAGGAATTGAAAGAAGCTTCGACAGTTTCAATGCCTCTTTGGGTTACAAAACTGATTTGGCCAAAGATTTGACGATGCGCTTGAATATCGCTTCGGGTTTCCGTGCGCCGAATTTGGCAGAATTGACTTCCAATGGTGTGCATGAAGGCAGCAACCGCTACGAAATAGGAAATGCCAATTTAAAAAATGAGCAAAACGTGCAAACCGATTTGAATTTGGAATACAAAAGTTCCCACTTTGAATTGTTTGCTAACGGGTTTTACAATCACATTAATGATTACATCTTCATTTCCCCTAACGGCAACGTAATTGACGGCAATAATGTTTACGATTACGTTCAGGCCAATGCTCGATTGTATGGTGGAGAAGCCGGAATTCACTTCCATCCGCATCCTTTAGATTGGTTGCATTTGTACAGTAGTTTTGAAACCGTAATTGGCGAAAAAAGATCCCGAAGCTTTGGGAGAGATTACTTGCCTTTGATTCCGGCCAATAAATGGAATAATACTTTCCGCGGTGAATTTGAAATCAAAAACTGGTGGAAAGAAGGATTTGCTACTTTAAATATCGAGAGTATATTCGACCAAAATAATACCGGAGCCTTTGAAACCAAAACCAATGATTACACTTTAGTGAATTTGAGTTTGGGTGGAAAAATACTCCTAGGCAAAACCAATTTCAACCTAAATTTAAATGCCAATAATGTTTTTGACAAAACTTATGTGTCGCATTTGTCCCGATTAAAAGCTGACGGCATTCCTAATATGGGTCGGAATATTGTTTTAGGGATTAATTTTATGATTTAAAAAAAGCGGCTTGAGCCGCTTTTTTATTTTTAGAATCTATTGTCTCCGTCAATCATTCGGCCCAAACCGCCTAATAAACTTCCTTCTTCTCTGCCGCTTCCGCCGCTTTTGGGTGCCGAAGCAATAATTCTGTCGGCCAAACGACTAAACGGTAATGATTGTACGTAAACTGTTCCGGGTCCGCGCAGTGTGGCATAAAACAATCCTTCTCCACCGAATAACGAATTTTTAATTCCGCCGATAAACTCAATATCGTAATCTACATCCTTGGTAAAGCCTACTATACAACCGGTATCTACTTTTAAGATTTCTCCGGAGGCCAACTCTTTTTTGGCTAAAGTTCCTCCGCTATGCACAAATGCCATTCCATCGCCTTCAATTTTTTGCATAATAAAACCTTCGCCTCCGAAAAGTCCGCGACCTAATTTTCTGGAGAATTCGATTCCCACTGAAACCCCTTTGGCGGCGCAGAGAAAAGCATCTTTTTGACAAATAAATTTACCGTCAAATTGACTCAAATCAATCGGAACAATTTTCCCCGGATACGGAGAGGCAAAACAAGCTTTACTTTTGGTATTATTTTGATTGATATAAGCCGTCATAAAAAGGCTTTCTCCTGTGAGCACTCTTTTTCCGGCCGACAATAATTTGTCGAATATACCGGATTGTTGTTGGGAACCATCACCAAAGATAGTTTCCATCTTGATGCCGTTATCCATCATCATAAAACTCCCTGCTTCGGCTATGACAATTTCCTGAGGGTCGAGTTCTATTTCTACATATTGCATTTCTTCACCATAAATATGGTAATCTATTTCATGAGCTTGCATGGTTGTCATTTTTTTAGTTGTACTGATTAGTAAAATTATTTTAAAAATGTTACAGCATCTATTAAAATTCAAAGAATATTAACAAACACAAACAATGTGTTAATAAATTGGATTTTTTAATGCTATAACTATAAAATTTTAATGTTATTTTTACCATATTACTAATCCAAAACTATCTGCTTATGAATTCAATGTTTACTAAAATTGTTAGAATCGCTTTAGGATTAACTCTTGTTGTTTTTGGAGCTAACAAGTTAATTAATTTTATCCCTATGGAAGCGCCAACCGGTTCAGCGGGTGATTTTATGAGTTCATTAAATGCCACCGGATACATTTTCCCGGTATTAGGAGTTTTGGAAGTAATCATTGGTGCCATGCTTTTATTAAAAAAATGGGTCGCCTTTGCCTTAATATTATTGGCACCGATATCCATCAATATTTTACTGTTTCATTTATTTTTAGGCATCTCAGGATTGCCGGTTGCTGTTGTTATTTTACTGTTTAATGGTATTTTAATCTACAAACATTGGCAACAATACAAACCGCTTTTTTACTAGAGGATTTTGAATATAAACGAAAAAGCCGTCCTGATTATCAAGACGGCTTTTTTAATATTCTATTTTACCGATATGTCGCATGTTGCGCATGATTCGATCTTTTCTGCGTTCGATATAAGATGACGAATTTGACGCTTTGTATTTTCTCGGATTGGGCAAAATGGCTGCTATCCCTGCAGCTTCTCTTTTGGTGAGATTGGCTGCCGAAGTTCGGTACCAAACTCTGGCTGCTTCTTGGGCGCCATAAACGCCGTTACCCATTTCAATACTGTTTAAATAAACTTCCATGATGCGCTCTTTGCCCCAAATGAGTTCGATTAACACGGTGAAATAAGCCTCTAATCCTTTGCGCAAATAACTTCGCCCTTGCCACAAGAAAACATT
Protein-coding sequences here:
- a CDS encoding TonB-dependent receptor, whose translation is MKSLYLILTIGLTFVASAQNKISGTVTDKDQKPLANVIVSIPEIHKETITNDGGNYTLSNLPVGNFKISFSLVGFERKTVSVTISTQEITQNITLEESITHMDEVIVSTAFNKIQSQNVMKVEHQNIKALQQKGAATLVEGLATIPGVSQVSTGTSIGKPVIRGLSGNRVLVYTQGVRLENQQFGEEHGLGLNDAGVESVEVIKGPASLLYGSDALGGVLYFNPEKFANAGDFKADFGQRVFSNTLGSNTTLGLKTSGEHWKFLARGSYNSHADYQIADGDRVTNTRFNETDIKAGIGYNNSVFSSVLRYNFNQLNLGIPEEGIAEQSTSRDILYPRQGVDNHILSLHNTFYFKNSKLDADLGYIFNDRSEFEDSNVAILHMELSTFNYDVKYYLPKFGKIETIVGIQGMNQTNKNFGDELLIPNAKTNDFGIFGTANYEWGKNVIQAGLRFDNRNITTENHGIIGEEGYFEGIERSFDSFNASLGYKTDLAKDLTMRLNIASGFRAPNLAELTSNGVHEGSNRYEIGNANLKNEQNVQTDLNLEYKSSHFELFANGFYNHINDYIFISPNGNVIDGNNVYDYVQANARLYGGEAGIHFHPHPLDWLHLYSSFETVIGEKRSRSFGRDYLPLIPANKWNNTFRGEFEIKNWWKEGFATLNIESIFDQNNTGAFETKTNDYTLVNLSLGGKILLGKTNFNLNLNANNVFDKTYVSHLSRLKADGIPNMGRNIVLGINFMI
- a CDS encoding TIGR00266 family protein, whose translation is MQAHEIDYHIYGEEMQYVEIELDPQEIVIAEAGSFMMMDNGIKMETIFGDGSQQQSGIFDKLLSAGKRVLTGESLFMTAYINQNNTKSKACFASPYPGKIVPIDLSQFDGKFICQKDAFLCAAKGVSVGIEFSRKLGRGLFGGEGFIMQKIEGDGMAFVHSGGTLAKKELASGEILKVDTGCIVGFTKDVDYDIEFIGGIKNSLFGGEGLFYATLRGPGTVYVQSLPFSRLADRIIASAPKSGGSGREEGSLLGGLGRMIDGDNRF
- a CDS encoding DoxX family membrane protein, whose amino-acid sequence is MNSMFTKIVRIALGLTLVVFGANKLINFIPMEAPTGSAGDFMSSLNATGYIFPVLGVLEVIIGAMLLLKKWVAFALILLAPISINILLFHLFLGISGLPVAVVILLFNGILIYKHWQQYKPLFY